A genomic region of Candidatus Acidulodesulfobacterium acidiphilum contains the following coding sequences:
- a CDS encoding pyruvate ferredoxin oxidoreductase subunit gamma codes for MKEIRIHGRGGQGSVTMASILALSFFDDGNYCQAFPSFGSERTGAPVQAFARFSDKPIRTRHQIYEPDFVIVQDITLLKSVPVYKGIKDSGKILINSEAPVKDVINELGGIKEDTVVMFPALKIAMKILNKPIVNTTLLGAFSALSGVVSIDSVKKEIENRFGSKLGKLNAEAAQTAYNYIKGDKSGF; via the coding sequence ATGAAAGAAATCAGAATACACGGCAGAGGCGGACAGGGTTCTGTTACTATGGCATCCATACTCGCCCTCAGTTTTTTCGACGACGGAAATTACTGTCAGGCATTTCCTTCTTTCGGTTCCGAAAGAACCGGCGCTCCCGTTCAGGCTTTTGCCAGATTTTCGGATAAACCTATCAGGACGAGGCATCAGATATACGAACCTGATTTCGTTATAGTTCAGGATATAACCCTTCTTAAATCGGTTCCGGTTTACAAAGGCATTAAAGACAGCGGCAAAATTCTTATAAATTCGGAAGCGCCCGTAAAAGACGTAATAAACGAACTCGGCGGAATTAAAGAAGATACGGTAGTAATGTTTCCGGCTTTAAAAATAGCTATGAAGATTTTAAACAAGCCTATAGTAAATACGACTTTGCTCGGCGCATTTTCCGCATTAAGCGGCGTCGTTTCCATAGATTCGGTAAAAAAAGAAATAGAAAACAGATTCGGTTCAAAATTGGGCAAGTTAAATGCCGAAGCGGCGCAGACAGCTTATAACTATATAAAAGGAGATAAAAGTGGATTTTAA
- a CDS encoding 4Fe-4S dicluster domain-containing protein, with translation MPGAALSNKTGSFANETPVFKHKTCTGCNLCIYFCPEGVIYGDKKTKIYDFDPDYCKGCGICAEECPVDDIEMVLVEK, from the coding sequence ATGCCGGGCGCGGCGCTTTCCAACAAAACAGGTTCCTTTGCCAACGAAACTCCGGTATTTAAGCATAAAACATGTACGGGATGCAATCTCTGTATATATTTCTGTCCGGAAGGCGTTATTTACGGCGATAAAAAAACTAAAATTTACGATTTCGATCCGGATTACTGCAAAGGATGCGGAATTTGCGCCGAAGAATGTCCGGTCGACGATATAGAAATGGTGCTTGTCGAAAAATAA
- the porA gene encoding pyruvate ferredoxin oxidoreductase, translating into MKQVLEGSMAIADGVRMAEPHVISAYPITPQTHIVEHLSQMVADGDLKAEFIMVESEHSAASVVLGASACGVRTYTATAAQGLLYMEEVIYNIAGMRLPVVMTLANRAISAPINIWNDMQDAMAIRDTGAIMLVAENNQEAYDMHIQAFKIAENRDVMLPVIVNVDGFVLTHTFEVVETIDGIDKVKEYLPPINMEYKLDVENPYSFGTLGEPSVYMESRYNMYNAMKYSAGVITDAAKEFKDMFGRFYGGLTDAYKMDDAQTVIVAMGSVLGTIKDVVDELRESGKKIGVLKVRSFRPFPEEEIVNALKNVKNVIVIEKATCPGKGGILSVEIRDSLFKHKINTVNVNGYTIGLGGRDITPKNIKDLVERAEKEENVDGEFIGLSQQYL; encoded by the coding sequence ATGAAACAAGTTTTGGAAGGTTCAATGGCTATAGCGGACGGGGTCAGAATGGCGGAACCGCATGTTATCTCGGCTTATCCGATTACTCCGCAGACGCACATAGTCGAACATCTCTCTCAAATGGTTGCCGACGGCGACTTAAAAGCGGAATTTATCATGGTTGAAAGCGAACATTCCGCCGCTTCCGTAGTTCTCGGCGCCAGCGCTTGCGGAGTAAGGACATATACCGCAACGGCGGCGCAGGGCTTGCTGTATATGGAAGAAGTAATTTATAATATTGCGGGTATGAGGCTTCCCGTCGTTATGACGTTAGCCAACAGGGCGATTTCGGCGCCGATAAATATATGGAACGATATGCAGGACGCTATGGCTATAAGAGATACGGGTGCAATTATGCTCGTAGCCGAGAATAACCAGGAAGCCTACGACATGCATATACAGGCTTTTAAAATAGCCGAAAACAGGGACGTTATGCTTCCGGTAATAGTAAACGTGGACGGTTTTGTATTAACCCATACTTTTGAAGTAGTAGAAACCATAGACGGCATCGATAAAGTAAAAGAATACCTTCCTCCTATTAATATGGAATACAAATTAGACGTCGAAAATCCTTATTCTTTCGGTACGCTCGGAGAGCCTTCGGTTTATATGGAATCGAGATACAATATGTATAACGCGATGAAATATTCCGCCGGCGTAATCACAGACGCCGCAAAAGAATTTAAGGATATGTTCGGCAGATTTTACGGAGGATTGACGGACGCTTACAAAATGGACGACGCTCAGACCGTAATAGTCGCCATGGGTTCGGTTCTAGGCACTATAAAAGACGTAGTGGACGAGTTAAGGGAATCCGGAAAAAAAATCGGCGTTCTTAAAGTCCGTTCATTCAGGCCGTTTCCCGAAGAAGAAATCGTCAATGCCCTGAAAAACGTTAAAAACGTTATAGTAATAGAAAAGGCTACTTGTCCGGGAAAAGGCGGAATTCTTTCCGTAGAAATAAGAGATTCGCTGTTCAAGCATAAAATCAATACGGTAAACGTAAACGGCTATACTATAGGTCTCGGCGGCAGGGATATTACGCCTAAAAATATAAAAGACCTGGTCGAAAGAGCCGAAAAAGAAGAAAACGTCGACGGCGAATTTATAGGGCTGTCGCAGCAGTATCTATAA
- a CDS encoding pyruvate ferredoxin oxidoreductase yields the protein MLTKEETHNELFTMGHTGCSGCAQSMSVKLIMEILGKNTIATSATGCLEVFSTRWPESSWKIPWIHSLFENSAAVASGIEAALKYMGKKDEITVIAQGGDGGTADIGLQALSGMFERNHDVLYICYDNGAYMNTGYQRSGLTPLDAYTTTSPSGKQSFGNNRPKKYMPEIAMAHRIPYTAVSSAGYPMDLQKKVKKAMAIKGTKYLQVDVPCVPGWKYEPKYSVKLAQLAVQTGLYPLFEAEYDKIISVKKISKKVPVEEYLKLQGRFKHLFKDEAGRAEIEKIQKIADDNIERFGLM from the coding sequence ATGCTGACGAAAGAAGAAACTCATAACGAACTTTTTACCATGGGTCATACGGGCTGTTCGGGATGCGCCCAGTCTATGAGCGTAAAGCTTATAATGGAAATTCTCGGCAAGAACACGATAGCGACTAGCGCTACGGGATGCCTTGAGGTCTTTTCGACCCGCTGGCCGGAATCTTCGTGGAAAATTCCGTGGATACATTCCTTATTTGAAAATTCTGCTGCGGTGGCATCGGGAATAGAAGCCGCGCTTAAATATATGGGTAAAAAAGACGAAATTACGGTTATTGCCCAGGGCGGAGACGGCGGAACGGCAGATATAGGACTTCAGGCTTTAAGCGGAATGTTTGAAAGAAATCATGACGTTTTATACATATGCTACGATAACGGCGCATACATGAATACCGGTTATCAGAGAAGCGGTTTAACGCCTTTAGATGCATATACTACGACCAGTCCTTCGGGAAAGCAGTCGTTCGGAAATAACAGGCCTAAAAAATATATGCCGGAAATTGCGATGGCGCACAGAATTCCGTACACGGCAGTTTCGTCTGCCGGTTACCCTATGGACCTTCAGAAAAAGGTTAAAAAAGCTATGGCTATAAAGGGCACAAAATATTTACAGGTCGACGTTCCGTGCGTTCCGGGATGGAAATACGAGCCGAAATATTCGGTAAAACTTGCTCAGCTTGCGGTTCAGACCGGACTTTATCCGTTGTTCGAAGCGGAATACGATAAAATAATTTCGGTAAAAAAAATAAGCAAGAAAGTTCCCGTAGAGGAATATCTTAAATTGCAGGGAAGATTTAAACACTTGTTTAAAGACGAAGCCGGCAGGGCAGAAATTGAAAAAATTCAAAAAATAGCTGACGATAATATCGAGCGTTTTGGATTAATGTAA
- a CDS encoding bifunctional methylenetetrahydrofolate dehydrogenase/methenyltetrahydrofolate cyclohydrolase (catalyzes the formation of 5,10-methenyltetrahydrofolate from 5,10-methylenetetrahydrofolate and subsequent formation of 10-formyltetrahydrofolate from 5,10-methenyltetrahydrofolate) — protein sequence MISDNSDIQKKIIDGRLIAKNIESSISEKVIKLKKNGIVPAIAVILVGDNPASEVYVRNKDIAAKRCGILSKKDIYPASLTEKELLNKIDELNNDPLIHGILVQLPLPPHIDEKKIMEAINPSKDVDGFHPLNVGKIFTENAAFYPCTPYGILKMLDFYDISVKGKNCVIIGQSNIVGKPLAIMLMNRYATVSSLNIFTKDVKSIASKADVLISATGKAHLVDDEYVKDGAVVIDVGISNINGKLCGDVNFEKVVNKVSKITPVPGGVGPLTVAVLMENTVKSASVKSDIK from the coding sequence ATGATTTCCGATAATTCCGATATCCAAAAAAAGATAATCGACGGAAGGCTTATTGCAAAAAATATAGAATCTTCCATATCGGAAAAAGTAATCAAGTTAAAGAAAAACGGTATAGTTCCGGCTATCGCAGTAATATTAGTAGGCGATAATCCGGCTTCCGAAGTTTACGTCCGAAATAAAGATATTGCGGCGAAAAGATGCGGAATATTATCTAAAAAAGATATTTACCCCGCATCTTTAACCGAAAAAGAGCTTTTGAACAAAATCGACGAATTAAACAACGATCCATTAATTCACGGTATTCTGGTACAACTTCCGCTTCCCCCTCACATAGACGAAAAAAAAATAATGGAAGCCATTAATCCTTCCAAAGACGTGGACGGATTTCATCCTTTAAACGTCGGTAAAATTTTCACCGAAAACGCCGCTTTTTATCCCTGCACCCCGTACGGTATATTAAAAATGCTGGATTTTTACGATATTTCCGTTAAAGGAAAAAACTGCGTCATTATAGGACAGAGCAACATTGTCGGCAAGCCTCTTGCCATTATGCTTATGAACAGGTATGCAACCGTTTCTTCTTTAAATATTTTTACCAAAGACGTAAAATCTATAGCTTCTAAAGCCGACGTTTTAATATCGGCTACCGGAAAGGCGCATCTTGTTGACGATGAATACGTAAAAGATGGTGCCGTAGTGATAGACGTAGGCATTTCAAATATAAACGGAAAACTTTGCGGAGACGTAAATTTTGAAAAAGTCGTAAATAAAGTTTCAAAAATAACGCCGGTACCGGGCGGCGTAGGACCGCTGACGGTCGCCGTTTTAATGG